In one Candidatus Atribacteria bacterium ADurb.Bin276 genomic region, the following are encoded:
- the ccmL_1 gene encoding Carbon dioxide concentrating mechanism protein CcmL yields MILAKVIGNVVSTRKEPKIEGIKFLLLEKINPTTLQGSGDYLVAMDSVGAGIGEVVFYVAGSSSRMTAVTEGKPSDATIVAIVDAIEIKGSYVYQKDQIR; encoded by the coding sequence ATGATATTAGCGAAAGTAATTGGAAATGTTGTATCTACAAGGAAAGAACCCAAAATTGAAGGCATCAAATTCTTGCTTTTGGAGAAAATCAATCCGACGACATTACAAGGCAGCGGAGATTACCTAGTAGCTATGGATAGTGTTGGGGCTGGAATAGGGGAAGTTGTGTTCTATGTTGCGGGGAGTAGTTCGCGTATGACAGCAGTCACTGAAGGAAAACCGAGTGATGCGACTATTGTTGCAATAGTGGATGCGATTGAAATAAAAGGATCTTACGTCTATCAAAAAGATCAGATTAGATAA
- the ccmL_2 gene encoding Carbon dioxide concentrating mechanism protein CcmL yields MNFGKVLGTVVSTQKNDGIQGKRYLLVQSCQPNGDLLNEFHIAIDLVGSGHDEMVLLSQGSSARQTQDTYQKAVDCVIIGIVDLVERNGQFLYRKNK; encoded by the coding sequence ATGAATTTTGGAAAGGTTCTCGGAACGGTAGTAAGTACCCAAAAAAATGACGGAATACAAGGAAAAAGGTACCTTTTGGTCCAATCCTGCCAGCCCAACGGTGATTTACTCAATGAGTTCCATATTGCTATTGATTTGGTTGGTTCTGGACATGATGAAATGGTGCTATTATCCCAAGGAAGCTCAGCTCGTCAAACCCAGGATACCTATCAAAAAGCGGTTGATTGCGTGATTATAGGGATTGTTGATTTGGTCGAGCGAAACGGTCAATTTCTATATCGGAAAAATAAATAA
- the eutM gene encoding Ethanolamine utilization protein EutM precursor has protein sequence MDIYTDALGMIETRGFAAMVEASDAMVKAARVELVGYEKTGGGYVTAIIRGDVAAVRAALDAGQSASEKVGEVISVHIIPRPHANVDEVLPLGRGQAKSSSKVVF, from the coding sequence ATGGATATTTACACCGATGCCTTAGGTATGATTGAAACTCGTGGTTTTGCTGCAATGGTTGAAGCATCTGATGCTATGGTAAAAGCTGCTCGGGTCGAACTGGTTGGCTATGAAAAAACTGGTGGAGGATACGTCACAGCAATTATTCGTGGTGATGTGGCTGCAGTACGTGCTGCACTTGATGCTGGTCAGTCGGCTTCTGAGAAGGTTGGCGAAGTGATCTCTGTTCATATTATTCCTCGTCCACATGCCAATGTTGATGAAGTTCTTCCTTTGGGAAGAGGTCAGGCTAAGAGCTCTTCGAAAGTTGTTTTTTGA